In Pseudomonas hamedanensis, a single window of DNA contains:
- a CDS encoding ABC transporter ATP-binding protein, producing the protein MSHELLLNLRNLACGYQDQRVVQNLNLHLNAGDIGCLLGSSGCGKTTTLRAIAGFEPVHEGEITLGGETLSSAGFTLAPEKRRIGMVFQDYALFPHLSVADNIAFGIRKHPDKTRVTEELLELVNLKNLGKRFPHELSGGQQQRVALARALAPEPQLLLLDEPFSNLDGELRRKLSHEVRDILKSRGTSAILVTHDQEEAFAVSDHVGVFKEGRLEQWDTPYNLYHEPATPYVASFIGQGYFIRGQLASPESVQTELGELRGNRAYTWPIGGAVDVLLRPDDIVYAPDSALKAQIVGKTFLGAATLYRLQLPTGAQLESIFPSHADHLVGAEVGIRVAADHLVLFQASGSTAAQIPVVENGVRRFSTSL; encoded by the coding sequence ATGAGCCATGAATTACTGCTGAACCTGCGCAACCTCGCTTGCGGCTATCAAGATCAACGTGTGGTGCAGAACCTCAATCTGCACCTCAACGCCGGTGACATCGGTTGCCTGCTCGGTTCGTCCGGCTGCGGCAAAACCACCACCCTGCGCGCCATCGCCGGTTTCGAACCGGTGCACGAAGGTGAGATCACCCTCGGCGGCGAGACGCTGTCCAGCGCCGGGTTTACCCTGGCGCCGGAGAAGCGTCGCATCGGCATGGTGTTTCAGGACTACGCGCTGTTCCCGCACCTGAGTGTCGCGGACAACATTGCCTTCGGTATCCGCAAGCATCCCGACAAGACGCGCGTCACAGAAGAGCTGCTCGAACTGGTCAACCTGAAAAACCTTGGCAAACGCTTCCCGCACGAATTGTCCGGCGGCCAGCAACAGCGCGTCGCCCTCGCCCGTGCTCTGGCGCCAGAACCGCAACTGCTGCTGCTCGACGAGCCGTTTTCCAACCTCGATGGCGAACTGCGACGCAAGCTCAGCCATGAAGTGCGCGACATTCTCAAGTCCCGGGGCACCAGTGCGATCTTGGTCACCCACGATCAAGAAGAAGCCTTCGCCGTCAGCGATCACGTTGGCGTGTTCAAGGAAGGTCGGCTGGAGCAATGGGACACGCCGTACAACCTCTACCACGAACCGGCGACGCCTTATGTCGCCAGTTTCATCGGCCAGGGCTATTTCATTCGCGGCCAGCTCGCCAGCCCGGAATCGGTGCAGACGGAACTGGGTGAACTGCGCGGCAATCGCGCTTACACCTGGCCGATTGGCGGTGCGGTGGATGTGCTGTTGCGTCCGGATGACATCGTTTATGCACCGGACAGTGCCTTGAAAGCGCAGATTGTCGGCAAGACGTTCCTCGGTGCGGCAACGTTGTATCGCCTGCAATTGCCGACCGGGGCACAGCTGGAATCGATCTTCCCGAGCCATGCCGATCATCTGGTCGGGGCTGAGGTGGGGATTCGTGTAGCGGCTGATCATCTGGTGCTGTTCCAGGCCTCCGGCAGCACCGCGGCGCAGATTCCGGTGGTTGAGAACGGCGTGCGCCGGTTCAGCACCAGCCTCTGA
- a CDS encoding PhzF family phenazine biosynthesis protein, protein MQLAFHQVDAFSDRPFSGNPAMVYRLEAWLADELMQKIAAEHNLAETAFLVREGQAWHIRWFTPTTEVPLCGHATLASAFVLFDIYKESAERIDFTCKSGPLSVSREGDRLWLDFPTIVPSEIGVTLDVERALGVEAVDVLGSNELFVVLDSEQAVLDCKPDMAALAKLPWLGAIVTARGNQHDFVSRYFAPAIGIDEDPVTGSTHCSLIPYWAKRLGKSNLTACQRSARGGELFCRLEGERVKIGGNATLVASGTLHLS, encoded by the coding sequence ATGCAGCTTGCGTTTCATCAGGTCGACGCGTTCAGCGATCGGCCGTTCAGCGGCAATCCGGCGATGGTTTATCGGCTCGAGGCATGGCTGGCGGATGAGTTGATGCAGAAGATCGCCGCCGAACACAACCTCGCGGAAACGGCGTTTCTGGTGCGTGAGGGCCAAGCCTGGCATATCCGCTGGTTTACCCCGACCACTGAAGTACCGTTGTGTGGGCACGCCACGTTGGCCAGCGCATTTGTGCTGTTCGACATCTATAAGGAAAGCGCCGAGCGCATCGACTTCACCTGCAAGTCCGGCCCGTTGAGTGTCAGCCGCGAAGGCGATCGGCTGTGGCTGGATTTCCCGACGATCGTGCCTTCGGAGATCGGCGTGACGCTGGACGTTGAGCGGGCGCTCGGCGTGGAGGCGGTTGACGTACTCGGTTCCAACGAATTGTTCGTGGTGCTGGACTCGGAGCAGGCCGTGCTCGATTGCAAGCCGGACATGGCGGCGCTGGCGAAACTGCCGTGGCTGGGCGCGATCGTCACCGCGCGCGGGAATCAGCACGACTTCGTCTCGCGCTATTTCGCCCCGGCCATCGGCATCGATGAAGACCCGGTGACCGGGTCGACCCACTGCAGCCTGATTCCGTATTGGGCCAAACGGCTGGGCAAGTCGAACCTGACCGCATGCCAGCGCTCGGCGCGGGGCGGGGAGTTATTCTGTCGGCTGGAGGGTGAGCGGGTGAAGATCGGCGGGAATGCGACGCTGGTGGCCAGCGGCACCCTTCACCTGAGTTGA
- the ybaK gene encoding Cys-tRNA(Pro) deacylase encodes MTPALDLLKKVRAEHRVHSYEHDPKAASYGLEAAEKLALAPAQVFKTLLASSEKGELLVAVVPVVGTLDLKGLAHAAGVKKAEMADPAAAQRSTGYLLGGISPLGQKKRLRTFIDTSAQAFATIYVSAGRRGLEVELAPAILAQHTQAIFADIGRA; translated from the coding sequence ATGACCCCAGCGTTGGACTTGTTGAAAAAAGTTCGTGCCGAACATCGCGTGCACAGTTACGAACATGATCCGAAGGCCGCGTCCTACGGGCTCGAGGCCGCGGAGAAACTGGCGCTTGCGCCGGCCCAGGTGTTCAAGACCCTGCTGGCGTCCAGCGAAAAAGGTGAGTTGCTGGTGGCGGTGGTGCCGGTCGTCGGAACGCTCGACCTCAAAGGGCTGGCGCATGCCGCCGGAGTGAAAAAAGCTGAAATGGCCGATCCGGCTGCGGCGCAGCGTTCCACCGGTTATCTGTTGGGCGGTATCAGTCCGCTGGGGCAGAAGAAACGCCTGCGCACCTTCATCGATACCTCGGCCCAGGCGTTTGCGACTATTTATGTCAGCGCCGGTCGACGCGGACTGGAAGTCGAACTGGCGCCTGCGATACTTGCGCAACACACCCAGGCGATATTTGCCGACATCGGCCGCGCATAG
- a CDS encoding MIP/aquaporin family protein, with translation MTTALPQPSLSGQCMAEFLGTALLIFFGTGCVAALKVAGASFGLWEISIIWGVGVSMAIYLTAGVSGAHLNPAVSIALAIFADFEKRKLPFYILSQIAGAFCGALLVYTLYSNLFFDFEQTHQMVRGSAASLELASVFSTYPNPVLSTAQAFLVEMIITAILMGVIMALTDDNNGLPRGPMAPLLIGLLIAVIGSSMGPLTGFAMNPARDFGPKLMTFFTGWGEISFTGGRDIPYFLIPIFAPIVGACLGAAGYRGLIARHLTCATPATKDAEPAIDGKPRTS, from the coding sequence ATGACAACTGCTTTACCGCAACCATCGCTTTCGGGCCAATGCATGGCCGAGTTTCTGGGGACTGCATTACTGATCTTTTTCGGCACTGGTTGTGTCGCCGCGCTCAAAGTCGCAGGCGCGAGCTTCGGCCTGTGGGAAATCAGCATCATCTGGGGCGTCGGCGTGAGCATGGCGATCTACCTCACCGCCGGGGTTTCCGGCGCGCATCTGAACCCTGCCGTGAGCATCGCCCTGGCAATCTTCGCTGACTTTGAAAAGCGCAAACTGCCGTTCTACATTCTTTCGCAAATCGCCGGCGCCTTCTGCGGCGCGCTGTTGGTGTACACGCTGTACAGCAACCTGTTCTTCGATTTCGAACAGACTCACCAAATGGTTCGCGGCTCGGCCGCCAGCCTGGAACTGGCCTCGGTGTTTTCGACCTACCCCAATCCGGTGCTGTCGACGGCCCAGGCGTTTCTGGTCGAGATGATCATCACCGCGATCCTGATGGGCGTGATCATGGCCCTGACCGATGACAACAACGGTCTGCCGCGAGGCCCGATGGCGCCGCTGCTGATCGGTTTGCTGATTGCCGTGATCGGCAGTTCGATGGGTCCGCTGACCGGTTTCGCGATGAACCCGGCCCGGGATTTCGGTCCCAAGCTGATGACTTTCTTCACCGGTTGGGGTGAAATTTCCTTCACTGGCGGCCGCGATATTCCGTACTTCCTGATTCCGATTTTTGCACCGATTGTCGGTGCCTGCCTCGGCGCCGCCGGGTATCGCGGGCTGATCGCCCGCCACCTGACCTGCGCCACACCTGCTACAAAGGATGCAGAACCGGCCATTGACGGCAAACCAAGAACTTCTTGA
- the glpK gene encoding glycerol kinase GlpK produces the protein MTDIQNKNYIIALDQGTTSSRAIIFDRDANVVCTAQREFVQHYPQAGWVEHDPMEIFATQSAVMVEALAQAGLHHDQVAAIGITNQRETTVVWDKTTGRPVYNAIVWQCRRSTEICQQLKRDGHEDYIRDTTGLVTDPYFSGTKLKWILDNVEGSRERARNGELLFGTVDSWLIWKFTGGRVHVTDYTNASRTMLFNIHSLEWDSKMLEILDIPREMLPEVKASSEIYGRTKSGIAIGGIAGDQQAALFGQMCVEPGQAKNTYGTGCFLLMNTGDKAVKSQHGMLTTIACGPRGEVAYALEGAVFNGGSTVQWLRDELKIINDAHDTEYFANKVKDSNGVYLVPAFTGLGAPYWDPYARGALFGLTRGVRVDHIIRAALESIAYQTRDVLDAMQQDSGERLKALRVDGGAVANNFLMQFQADILGTQVERPQMRETTALGAAYLAGLACGFWGSLEELRGKAVIEREFEPSLDEVEKEKLYKGWKKAVSRTRDWAREDAE, from the coding sequence ATGACCGACATTCAGAACAAGAACTACATCATTGCCCTCGACCAGGGTACGACCAGCTCCCGCGCGATCATTTTCGACCGCGATGCGAATGTGGTCTGCACCGCGCAGCGCGAGTTCGTCCAGCATTACCCGCAGGCTGGCTGGGTCGAACACGACCCGATGGAAATCTTCGCCACCCAGAGCGCAGTGATGGTCGAAGCACTGGCTCAGGCCGGCCTGCATCATGATCAGGTCGCTGCCATCGGTATCACCAACCAGCGCGAAACCACCGTGGTGTGGGACAAGACCACCGGTCGCCCGGTGTACAACGCCATCGTCTGGCAGTGCCGCCGCAGCACCGAGATCTGCCAGCAGCTCAAGCGCGATGGCCACGAAGACTACATCCGCGACACTACCGGTCTGGTCACCGACCCGTACTTCTCCGGCACCAAGCTGAAGTGGATCCTCGACAACGTCGAAGGCAGCCGCGAACGCGCGCGCAACGGCGAACTGTTGTTCGGCACCGTCGACAGCTGGCTGATCTGGAAATTTACCGGCGGCAGGGTACACGTCACCGACTACACCAACGCCTCGCGCACCATGCTCTTCAACATCCATTCGCTGGAATGGGATTCGAAGATGCTGGAGATCCTCGACATTCCTCGCGAAATGCTCCCGGAGGTCAAAGCCTCCTCGGAAATCTACGGGCGCACCAAGAGCGGCATCGCCATCGGCGGTATCGCCGGCGACCAGCAAGCGGCGCTGTTCGGGCAGATGTGCGTCGAGCCGGGCCAGGCGAAAAACACCTATGGCACTGGCTGCTTCCTGCTGATGAACACCGGCGACAAGGCAGTGAAATCGCAGCACGGCATGCTCACCACCATCGCCTGCGGTCCGCGTGGCGAAGTGGCGTATGCGCTGGAAGGTGCGGTGTTCAACGGCGGTTCGACCGTGCAGTGGCTGCGCGATGAACTGAAGATCATCAATGACGCCCACGACACCGAGTACTTCGCCAACAAGGTCAAGGACAGCAACGGTGTGTACCTGGTGCCGGCGTTCACAGGTCTGGGCGCCCCGTATTGGGACCCGTATGCCCGTGGCGCGCTGTTCGGCCTGACCCGCGGCGTGCGCGTCGACCACATCATCCGCGCTGCGCTGGAATCGATCGCCTACCAGACCCGCGATGTGCTCGACGCCATGCAGCAGGACTCCGGCGAACGCCTCAAGGCTCTGCGCGTGGACGGCGGCGCGGTCGCCAACAACTTCCTCATGCAGTTCCAGGCTGACATCCTCGGCACCCAGGTCGAACGCCCGCAAATGCGCGAAACCACCGCACTCGGCGCCGCATACCTGGCCGGTCTGGCCTGCGGTTTCTGGGGCAGCCTGGAAGAACTGCGCGGCAAAGCGGTGATCGAGCGCGAGTTCGAACCGAGCCTGGACGAAGTCGAGAAAGAGAAACTCTACAAAGGCTGGAAAAAAGCCGTCAGCCGCACCCGTGACTGGGCGCGTGAGGACGCTGAATAA
- a CDS encoding DeoR/GlpR family transcriptional regulator, protein MNLPPRQQQILELVRERGYVSIEEMATLFVVTPQTIRRDINQLAEANLLRRYHGGAAYDSSVENTAYAMRADQMRDEKQRIGEAIAAQIPDHASLFINIGTTTESIARALLNHSHLKIITNNLHVASMLSAKDDFDVLLTGGNVRRDGGVVGQASVDFINQFKVDFALVGISGIDEDGSLLDFDYQEVRVSQAIIANARQVILAADSSKFGRNAMIRLGPISLIDCLVTDQQPVPALAQLLSQHKIRLEVV, encoded by the coding sequence ATGAATCTGCCTCCCCGTCAGCAGCAAATCCTCGAGCTGGTCCGCGAACGCGGCTATGTGAGCATCGAGGAAATGGCCACGCTGTTCGTAGTCACCCCGCAAACCATTCGTCGCGACATCAATCAGCTCGCCGAAGCCAATCTGCTGCGCCGTTACCACGGTGGCGCCGCCTATGATTCCAGCGTCGAAAACACCGCCTATGCGATGCGCGCCGACCAGATGCGCGATGAAAAGCAACGCATCGGTGAAGCGATCGCCGCGCAGATCCCCGATCACGCCTCGCTGTTCATCAACATCGGCACCACCACCGAATCGATTGCCCGCGCCCTGCTCAATCACAGCCACCTGAAAATCATCACCAACAACCTGCACGTCGCCTCGATGCTCAGCGCCAAGGATGACTTCGACGTGCTGCTGACCGGTGGCAACGTGCGCCGTGACGGCGGTGTTGTCGGCCAGGCCAGTGTCGATTTCATCAATCAGTTCAAAGTTGATTTCGCGCTCGTCGGCATCAGCGGGATCGATGAGGACGGCAGCCTGCTCGACTTCGATTATCAGGAAGTGCGGGTGAGCCAAGCGATCATCGCCAATGCGCGCCAGGTGATTCTAGCGGCGGATTCGAGCAAGTTCGGCCGTAACGCGATGATCCGACTGGGGCCGATCAGCCTGATCGATTGCCTGGTGACCGATCAGCAACCGGTGCCGGCATTGGCGCAGTTGTTGAGCCAGCACAAGATTCGTCTGGAAGTCGTTTAA
- the glpD gene encoding glycerol-3-phosphate dehydrogenase: MSTSTLRTPPLSEIYDVAVIGGGINGVGIAADAAGRGLSVFLCEKDDLASHTSSASSKLIHGGLRYLEHYEFRLVREALAEREVLLAKAPHIVKPMRFVLPHRPHLRPAWMIRAGLFLYDNLGKREKLPGSKSLKFGADSALKSEIKKGFEYSDCWVDDARLVVLNAMAAREKGAHVHTQTRCVSARRAKGLWHLHLERADGSLFSITAKALVNAAGPWVAKFIRDDLKMESPYGIRLIQGSHIIVPKLYEGEHAHILQNEDQRIVFTIPYLNHFTLIGTTDREYTGDPAKVAITEGETDYLLKVVNAHFKQQLSRDDIRHSYSGVRPLCNDESDNPSAVTRDYTLALSGGGEEAPLLSVFGGKLTTYRKLAESAMAQLMPFFTQMRPSWTATATLPGGEDMTTPQALSALIRDKFDFVPTEIARRWAVTYGSRTWRMLEGVETLADMGEHIGGGLYTREVDYLCSEEWATTAHDILWRRTKLGLFTTADEQQKLASYLGKVEQNRKIEAA; the protein is encoded by the coding sequence ATGTCCACCTCTACCTTGCGTACGCCCCCTCTCTCCGAGATCTATGACGTTGCCGTAATCGGCGGCGGGATCAATGGCGTGGGGATCGCAGCGGATGCCGCCGGTCGCGGTCTTTCGGTGTTCCTTTGCGAAAAGGACGATCTCGCCAGCCACACTTCGTCGGCCAGCAGCAAGCTGATCCACGGTGGCCTGCGCTATCTCGAACATTATGAATTCCGTCTGGTGCGTGAGGCGCTGGCCGAACGTGAAGTGCTGCTGGCCAAGGCACCGCACATCGTCAAGCCGATGCGCTTCGTGCTGCCGCACCGCCCGCACCTGCGTCCGGCGTGGATGATTCGTGCCGGCCTGTTTCTCTATGACAACCTCGGCAAACGGGAAAAGCTGCCGGGTTCGAAAAGCCTGAAATTCGGCGCCGATAGCGCGCTGAAAAGTGAAATCAAGAAAGGCTTCGAATATTCCGACTGCTGGGTCGATGACGCCCGCCTCGTGGTGCTCAACGCCATGGCCGCCCGAGAAAAAGGCGCCCACGTGCACACCCAGACCCGCTGCGTCAGCGCCCGTCGCGCCAAAGGCCTGTGGCATCTGCATCTGGAGCGCGCCGACGGCAGCCTGTTTTCGATTACCGCCAAAGCGCTGGTCAACGCCGCCGGCCCGTGGGTAGCCAAATTCATCCGTGACGACCTGAAGATGGAATCGCCGTACGGCATTCGTCTGATTCAGGGCAGCCACATCATCGTGCCGAAACTGTACGAAGGTGAGCATGCGCACATTCTGCAAAACGAAGACCAGCGCATCGTTTTCACCATTCCGTACCTGAACCACTTCACCCTGATTGGCACCACCGACCGCGAATACACCGGCGATCCGGCCAAAGTCGCGATCACCGAAGGGGAAACCGATTACCTGCTGAAAGTGGTCAACGCCCACTTCAAGCAGCAGCTCAGCCGCGATGACATCCGGCACAGCTACTCGGGCGTGCGTCCACTGTGCAACGACGAATCCGACAACCCTTCGGCGGTCACTCGCGATTACACCCTGGCGTTGTCTGGCGGCGGCGAAGAAGCGCCCCTGCTGTCGGTGTTCGGCGGCAAGCTGACCACCTACCGCAAACTCGCCGAATCAGCGATGGCGCAGTTGATGCCGTTCTTCACCCAGATGCGCCCGAGCTGGACGGCCACCGCCACCCTGCCCGGCGGCGAAGACATGACCACACCGCAAGCCTTGAGCGCGCTGATTCGCGACAAGTTCGATTTTGTCCCGACAGAAATCGCCCGGCGCTGGGCCGTCACCTACGGCAGCCGCACCTGGCGCATGCTTGAAGGCGTGGAAACCCTGGCCGACATGGGTGAGCACATCGGCGGCGGGCTCTATACCCGCGAGGTCGATTACCTGTGCAGCGAAGAGTGGGCGACCACTGCGCACGACATTCTCTGGCGTCGCACCAAGCTCGGGTTGTTCACCACGGCAGATGAGCAGCAGAAGCTGGCGTCGTATCTGGGCAAGGTTGAGCAGAATCGGAAGATCGAGGCGGCTTGA
- a CDS encoding LysR family transcriptional regulator, with protein MHTHLNRVQTFLAIVELGSFTKAASHLNLSRAMVSLHIKALEAALSTTLLMRNSRVVSLTEAGQSFYNEFKIIVADIDTAFDRVMHGASRVSGTLRISSTSEYGERFILPLIPLFTERYPDIRLCYDFNSSLNDLLGERLDLVIRLGSLADSSFKSRKLADYEIVLVATEKFLARHPLREPQDLNALPWIANSNLQAPAQWVLRDGLGEGIEVNGSRHFESNSSTAIRSMTLSSLGVSVLPVWMVESDIASGRLLRVLPEYSLPSQPISLVFPDTPHLPRKSRVFIDFLMAHLGR; from the coding sequence CTGCACACGCACTTGAATCGGGTCCAGACGTTTCTGGCGATTGTCGAACTGGGTTCATTCACCAAGGCTGCGAGCCATCTGAACCTCAGCCGGGCCATGGTCAGCCTGCACATCAAGGCGCTGGAAGCGGCGTTGTCGACGACCCTGCTGATGCGTAACAGTCGTGTTGTGTCCCTGACCGAGGCCGGGCAAAGCTTTTACAACGAATTCAAAATTATCGTCGCCGATATCGACACAGCTTTTGACAGGGTAATGCACGGTGCAAGCCGGGTATCGGGAACGTTGCGGATCAGTTCAACCAGTGAGTACGGCGAGCGATTCATCCTGCCGTTGATTCCGCTGTTCACCGAGCGCTATCCAGACATTCGCCTGTGCTACGACTTCAACTCTTCGCTCAATGATCTGCTTGGAGAACGGCTGGACCTGGTGATTCGCCTGGGCAGTCTGGCAGACTCGTCTTTCAAGAGCCGGAAGCTGGCGGACTATGAGATCGTGCTGGTGGCTACCGAAAAGTTTCTGGCTCGCCATCCGCTGCGAGAACCGCAGGATCTGAATGCCCTGCCGTGGATTGCCAACAGCAACCTGCAGGCGCCGGCGCAGTGGGTGTTACGTGATGGTCTGGGGGAGGGGATTGAGGTCAACGGCAGCCGGCATTTCGAGTCGAACTCCTCGACGGCAATTCGTTCAATGACCTTGTCCTCGCTGGGGGTGTCGGTGTTGCCGGTATGGATGGTCGAGAGCGATATCGCCAGCGGGCGTCTGCTGCGCGTACTGCCTGAATACTCGCTGCCTTCACAGCCGATCAGTCTGGTGTTTCCTGATACGCCGCATCTGCCGCGCAAATCGCGGGTGTTCATTGATTTTCTGATGGCGCATCTGGGGCGGTGA
- a CDS encoding MFS transporter, with product MSYRYKVASVYLLGFFIDCINIFMSAVALPSLSATLHANSSAVAWVGNAYILGLTLIVPVSTWLAARFGNREILTASMLVFSGSVWMCGQADSFHELVLWRFVQGIGGGLLIPVGQALTFNLFQGEQRAKISTLVMAVALLAPAISPTVGGIIVDSSSWRWVFYSNIPFSLIAAGLSWFWIRERKPAELRRPDIKGLVFVSAALASLLMGMSLYGGDYPPLAALVFVIAGLLLIALYVLHYRRCNNAIVELSLLRSKKLSTSILVYYAIPGVFTGVNLMSIFFLQDTLHFSARLTGMFMIIYAIGAFIAMTLCGRVYNRVGAKRLFILGMLLHSAGIATLVLVNAPGDLWIIVLAYSLMGIGGGIGANTAQTTSLMDFAGGDTHKASVIWNINRQMSFSLGAALFLMIFNVLLKQFDTTQAYHATFAVAALVGLLPLFQMRQLKPERSAHEQRSG from the coding sequence ATGAGTTACCGCTACAAAGTCGCGTCGGTGTATCTGCTCGGCTTCTTCATCGACTGCATCAATATCTTCATGTCGGCCGTGGCGTTGCCCAGTCTGTCGGCAACCTTGCACGCCAACAGCTCAGCGGTGGCGTGGGTAGGCAATGCCTACATTCTCGGCCTTACGCTGATCGTTCCTGTGAGTACATGGCTGGCCGCACGCTTCGGCAACCGGGAAATCCTGACCGCGTCGATGCTGGTGTTCAGCGGCTCGGTCTGGATGTGCGGGCAGGCCGACAGTTTCCATGAACTGGTGCTCTGGCGCTTCGTCCAGGGCATCGGTGGCGGCTTGTTGATTCCGGTCGGACAGGCGCTGACGTTCAATCTTTTCCAGGGCGAGCAACGGGCGAAGATATCCACGCTGGTGATGGCCGTCGCACTGCTCGCACCGGCCATTTCACCCACCGTGGGCGGCATCATCGTCGACAGCAGTTCATGGCGTTGGGTGTTCTACAGCAACATTCCGTTTTCGCTGATTGCCGCCGGGTTGTCCTGGTTCTGGATCAGGGAACGCAAACCCGCCGAGCTTCGGCGCCCCGACATCAAAGGTCTGGTGTTCGTCAGCGCAGCACTCGCCAGCCTGCTGATGGGTATGTCGCTGTACGGCGGCGACTATCCGCCGTTGGCAGCGCTGGTTTTTGTCATCGCGGGCCTGCTGCTCATCGCCCTGTATGTGTTGCACTACCGCCGTTGCAACAACGCGATTGTCGAGTTGAGCTTGCTCAGAAGTAAAAAACTCAGCACCTCGATTCTCGTCTATTACGCGATTCCGGGCGTGTTCACCGGGGTCAATCTGATGAGTATTTTCTTTTTACAGGACACCCTGCACTTCAGCGCCAGGCTGACCGGGATGTTCATGATTATCTACGCCATCGGTGCGTTCATCGCGATGACCCTTTGCGGCAGGGTCTACAACCGGGTCGGCGCCAAGCGCCTGTTCATTCTCGGCATGTTGTTGCACAGCGCTGGCATCGCCACGTTGGTGCTGGTCAATGCACCCGGTGATCTGTGGATCATCGTCCTTGCCTACAGCCTGATGGGCATCGGTGGCGGCATCGGTGCCAATACCGCGCAGACCACCTCATTGATGGACTTCGCCGGCGGCGATACGCACAAGGCCAGTGTCATCTGGAACATCAATCGCCAGATGTCTTTCAGCCTCGGCGCCGCGCTGTTTCTGATGATTTTCAATGTGCTGCTCAAGCAGTTCGACACCACGCAGGCCTACCACGCGACCTTCGCGGTTGCGGCGCTGGTCGGGCTGCTGCCGCTGTTTCAGATGCGCCAATTGAAACCTGAAAGGAGTGCCCATGAGCAACGATCTGGCTGA
- a CDS encoding DUF4440 domain-containing protein — protein MSNDLAEQAIHSIHYVHELIHRVFTDADGTGAASIEPLMQAFAEDFSMVGISAIPLNRSEVEQLFRGAVGAKAGLDIDISDLHTVWQQDETLALSYVETQRLNGTEHSRVSVAILRAQADGVKWLYLHEAPLNRDR, from the coding sequence ATGAGCAACGATCTGGCTGAACAAGCCATACACAGTATTCACTACGTCCACGAACTGATTCATCGCGTATTCACCGATGCCGACGGCACTGGTGCCGCAAGCATCGAGCCGTTGATGCAGGCATTTGCCGAGGACTTCAGCATGGTTGGCATCTCGGCGATTCCGTTGAACCGGTCCGAGGTCGAGCAACTGTTCAGGGGAGCTGTGGGCGCCAAGGCAGGGCTTGATATCGACATCAGCGATTTGCATACGGTCTGGCAGCAGGACGAGACACTGGCTCTGAGCTACGTAGAAACCCAGCGGTTAAACGGGACTGAACACTCACGCGTGTCGGTGGCAATCCTGAGGGCGCAGGCAGACGGGGTGAAGTGGCTGTATTTGCACGAAGCGCCTTTGAACCGCGATCGCTGA
- a CDS encoding glutamate/aspartate ABC transporter substrate-binding protein, with product MRIVPHILGAAIAAALISTPVFAAELTGTLKKIKESGVITLGHRDASIPFSYIADASGKPVGYSHDIQLAIVEAIKKDLDLPNLQVKYNLVTSQTRIPLVQNGTVDVECGSTTNNVERQQQVDFSVGIFEIGTRLLSKKDSKYKDFDDLKGKNVVTTAGTTSERILKAMNADKQMGMNVISAKDHGESFQMLESGRAVAFMMDDALLAGEAAKAKKAADWEVTGTAQSYEIYGCMMRKGDAPFKKAVDDAIVATYKSGEINKIYEKWFMQPIPPKGLNLNFPMSDELKTLIANPTDKAADDKKS from the coding sequence ATGCGCATCGTTCCCCATATCCTGGGCGCAGCCATTGCTGCCGCTCTGATCAGCACGCCAGTTTTCGCCGCCGAGCTCACCGGCACCCTGAAGAAGATCAAAGAGTCCGGTGTCATCACCCTGGGCCACCGTGACGCCTCCATTCCGTTCTCCTACATCGCCGACGCTTCCGGCAAGCCGGTCGGCTACTCCCACGATATCCAGCTGGCCATCGTCGAAGCGATCAAGAAAGACCTCGACCTGCCCAACCTGCAAGTCAAATACAACCTGGTGACTTCGCAAACCCGGATCCCGCTGGTGCAGAACGGCACCGTGGACGTCGAGTGCGGTTCGACCACCAACAACGTCGAGCGTCAGCAGCAGGTCGACTTCTCCGTCGGCATCTTCGAAATCGGTACCCGTCTGCTCTCCAAGAAAGACTCCAAGTACAAGGATTTCGACGATCTGAAAGGCAAGAACGTCGTGACCACCGCCGGCACCACCTCCGAGCGCATCCTCAAGGCGATGAACGCCGACAAGCAGATGGGCATGAACGTCATCTCCGCCAAAGACCACGGCGAGTCCTTCCAGATGCTGGAATCGGGCCGTGCCGTGGCGTTCATGATGGACGACGCGCTGCTCGCCGGCGAAGCGGCCAAGGCCAAGAAAGCCGCCGATTGGGAAGTCACTGGCACCGCGCAGTCGTACGAAATCTACGGCTGCATGATGCGCAAGGGCGACGCCCCGTTCAAAAAGGCTGTGGATGACGCCATCGTCGCCACCTACAAGTCGGGCGAAATCAACAAGATCTACGAGAAGTGGTTCATGCAGCCGATTCCGCCAAAAGGCCTGAACCTGAACTTCCCGATGAGCGACGAGCTCAAGACCCTGATCGCCAACCCGACCGACAAAGCGGCTGACGACAAGAAGTCCTGA